Proteins from a single region of Ziziphus jujuba cultivar Dongzao chromosome 1, ASM3175591v1:
- the LOC112488953 gene encoding uncharacterized protein LOC112488953, whose product MENKSYSWAGSTRIYCGDHVLHATRAGCDGLGDRSNVTNTSSGFLDNDDDDSLLINVRAWMLDETFIQLEPESESKSGFDGEITFTMKNFNYFRKYVGAMDVFSPSFVVGQSKLSLIVRETTSVNDDVTYLSLYLRKAYEGLEDFLGFFQITIARASLKLNLNFIGQILGDEQQRKNLGFYLELSGACDLTCSLKYTLKIRKQKGKGKESKKKEEENEKKVEGNCSENSAFGWSDFVLLGDLYDEQRGYIVDDTLEFYDQVEKKLSEVEQWNESWKESWHEFADESPVNVEEETNDSVRDKLSGIIAFLQMNANKIKSIDEILHKLGVSDATDDELLGEISLRDFEWALLVEGTKAKSKESNEDLLRQYSFSVLRLKLIKRERSKKQERLISLSEKLINPSLDDLKKTPDPTSLHVDDPLVLKWVKTNVQGEQP is encoded by the exons ATGGAGAACAAGTCTTACAGCTGGGCAGGGTCTACTAGGATATACTGTGGAGATCATGTGTTACATGCCACTCGGGCTGGTTGTGACGGTCTTGGTGATAGGTCTAATGTCACCAACACATCCTCAGGTTTCTtggataatgatgatgatgattctcTTCTAATCAATGTGAGAGCATGGATGTTGGATGAAACTTTTATCCAACTAGAGCCTGAGTCTGAGTCTAAGTCTGGTTTTGATGGAGAGATCACATTTACAATgaagaattttaattatttcagaAAATATGTAGGGGCTATGGATGTATTTAGTCCCAGTTTTGTTGTTGGCCAGTCTAAGCTTAGCCTTATAGTTCGTGAGACGACTTCAGTGAATGACGATGTGACATATCTATCACTTTATTTGAGAAAAGCCTATGAGGGTCTGGAAGATTTTCTTGgcttttttcaaataaccataGCAAGGGCG TCCTTGAaactgaatttgaattttattggcCAAATATTAGGGGACGAGCAGCAACGTAAGAATCTTGGCTTTTACCTCGAACTATCTGGAGCATGTGATTTAACTTGTAGTCTAAAGTATACTTTAaagattaggaaacaaaaagggAAGGGAAAAGaatccaaaaagaaagaggaagaaaatgagaaaaaagtaGAAGGGAATTGTTCTGAAAATTCAGCCTTCGGCTGGTCTGATTTTGTGCTACTTGGTGATCTCTATGATGAGCAACGCGGTTATATTGTTGATGATACTCTCGAGTTCTATGACCAAGTTGAGAAGAAGCTATCGGAAGTGGAACAGTGGAATGAGTCATGGAAAGAGTCGTGGCATGAATTTGCTGAC GAATCACCTGTCAATGTGGAAGAAGAAACAAATGATTCAGTGAGAGACAAACTTTCTGGGATAATTGCTTTCTTGCAAATGAATGCCAACAAGATTAAGTCCATAGATGAAATATTACACAAACTG GGAGTGAGTGATGCTACGGATGATGAGTTATTAGGGGAAATTAGTCTTCGTGATTTCGAGTGGGCATTGTTAGTAGAGGGAACAAAAGCTAAATCAAAAGAGTCGAATGAGGATCTTCTTCGTCAATATAGCTTTTCGGTACTGAGGCTTAAGCTGATTAAAAGGGAAAGAAGCAAGAAACAAGAGAGATTAATATCCCTTTCG GAAAAACTAATCAATCCTTCATTGGATGACTTGAAGAAGACACCAGATCCTACTAGCTTACATGTTGATGACCCGTTGGTATTGAAGTGGGTCAAAACCAATGTCCAAGGGGAACAACCATGA
- the LOC107431048 gene encoding uncharacterized protein LOC107431048 isoform X2, whose amino-acid sequence MAASKTELLVFFSFLALMLTIITAEPPPLRNDGSSALDVSDSSSLAAEIEQLKLKVLTLELSIKERNLESRRKEESVRQMEKISNENSYSIAEESFQKGSLDDKEPLGSKLHLQAVELEKQATRLRKELEMQDGKKDGLEAQGEFTEKKIHELNLKLEDVKERWLPYWLSVKLSQFQLYIVTYWNESGRPAVQIAIEKALLKKAQVKDWVELHIEMFEKDGIPLLKNQWFACCTYLGKGVQLLIVKAVDIYCAYKSFMEPLAFKILNFAYPYIQEARKLSEPYILQIATVITPHLDQVHAAFKLYSEKVFHAYGSFITSSTLYHHQVQQMLKNNGLTRPVATIDLAWFAVCIGPLLY is encoded by the exons ATGGCTGCCTCTAAGACTGagcttttggttttcttctcaTTCTTAGCGCTAATGCTCACCATAATTACAGCAGAGCCACCACCACTTCGAAACGACGGCTCTTCTGCACTGGACGTTTCGGATTCGTCTTCTCTTGCAGCCGAAATTGAGCAACTCAAACTCAAGGTTTTAACTTTAG AATTAAGCATCAAGGAGAGAAATCTTGAATCAAGAAGAAAGGAGGAAAGTGTTAGACAGATGGAGAAGATAAGTAACGAAAATTCATACAGCATTGCAGAAGAATCTTTCCAG AAAGGATCTTTAGATGATAAGGAGCCTTTGGGTAGCAAGTTGCATTTGCAAGCTGTTGAACTTGAGAAGCAG GCTACGAGACTAAGGAAGGAATTAGAAATGCAAGATGGGAAAAAAGATGGATTAGAAGCCCAGGGTGAATTCACTGAGAAGAAAATTCACGAACTGAATTTGAAATTAGAAGAT GTAAAAGAGAGGTGGCTTCCATATTGGCTATCAGTTAAGTTGAGCCAATTTCAG TTATACATTGTGACTTACTGGAATGAGAGTGGGAGACCAGCAGTGCAAATAGCAATTGAAAAG GCACTACTAAAGAAAGCCCAAGTTAAAGACTGGGTCGAGCTCCATATTGAAATGTTTGAAAAA GACGGGATTCCATTATTGAAGAACCAATGGTTTGCATGCTGTACGTATCTTGGAAAGGGTGTTCAACTACTAATAGTGAAAGCTGTCGATATTTACTGTGCATATAAGAGTTTTATGGAACCACTTGCTTTCAAGATTCTAAATTTTGCATATCCTTACATTCAG GAAGCTAGGAAGCTTAGTGAGCCATACATACTTCAGATAGCAACGGTGATAACGCCTCATTTAGATCAAGTACATGCTGCCTTCAAATTGTATTCTGAAAAGGTTTTCCATGCATATGGAAGTTTCATAACGTCTTCAACTTTATACCATCATCAG GTCCAACAAatgctaaaaaataatggattgaCGCGACCAGTTGCAACCATCGACCTTGCTTGGTTTGCGGTATGTATTGG GCCACTGCTTTACTAG
- the LOC107431048 gene encoding uncharacterized protein LOC107431048 isoform X1 yields MAASKTELLVFFSFLALMLTIITAEPPPLRNDGSSALDVSDSSSLAAEIEQLKLKVLTLELSIKERNLESRRKEESVRQMEKISNENSYSIAEESFQKGSLDDKEPLGSKLHLQAVELEKQATRLRKELEMQDGKKDGLEAQGEFTEKKIHELNLKLEDVKERWLPYWLSVKLSQFQLYIVTYWNESGRPAVQIAIEKALLKKAQVKDWVELHIEMFEKDGIPLLKNQWFACCTYLGKGVQLLIVKAVDIYCAYKSFMEPLAFKILNFAYPYIQEARKLSEPYILQIATVITPHLDQVHAAFKLYSEKVFHAYGSFITSSTLYHHQVQQMLKNNGLTRPVATIDLAWFAATALLALPVVFLFKLYSASFSKTSKKRIRSYRRKSHKL; encoded by the exons ATGGCTGCCTCTAAGACTGagcttttggttttcttctcaTTCTTAGCGCTAATGCTCACCATAATTACAGCAGAGCCACCACCACTTCGAAACGACGGCTCTTCTGCACTGGACGTTTCGGATTCGTCTTCTCTTGCAGCCGAAATTGAGCAACTCAAACTCAAGGTTTTAACTTTAG AATTAAGCATCAAGGAGAGAAATCTTGAATCAAGAAGAAAGGAGGAAAGTGTTAGACAGATGGAGAAGATAAGTAACGAAAATTCATACAGCATTGCAGAAGAATCTTTCCAG AAAGGATCTTTAGATGATAAGGAGCCTTTGGGTAGCAAGTTGCATTTGCAAGCTGTTGAACTTGAGAAGCAG GCTACGAGACTAAGGAAGGAATTAGAAATGCAAGATGGGAAAAAAGATGGATTAGAAGCCCAGGGTGAATTCACTGAGAAGAAAATTCACGAACTGAATTTGAAATTAGAAGAT GTAAAAGAGAGGTGGCTTCCATATTGGCTATCAGTTAAGTTGAGCCAATTTCAG TTATACATTGTGACTTACTGGAATGAGAGTGGGAGACCAGCAGTGCAAATAGCAATTGAAAAG GCACTACTAAAGAAAGCCCAAGTTAAAGACTGGGTCGAGCTCCATATTGAAATGTTTGAAAAA GACGGGATTCCATTATTGAAGAACCAATGGTTTGCATGCTGTACGTATCTTGGAAAGGGTGTTCAACTACTAATAGTGAAAGCTGTCGATATTTACTGTGCATATAAGAGTTTTATGGAACCACTTGCTTTCAAGATTCTAAATTTTGCATATCCTTACATTCAG GAAGCTAGGAAGCTTAGTGAGCCATACATACTTCAGATAGCAACGGTGATAACGCCTCATTTAGATCAAGTACATGCTGCCTTCAAATTGTATTCTGAAAAGGTTTTCCATGCATATGGAAGTTTCATAACGTCTTCAACTTTATACCATCATCAG GTCCAACAAatgctaaaaaataatggattgaCGCGACCAGTTGCAACCATCGACCTTGCTTGGTTTGCG GCCACTGCTTTACTAGCCCTGCCTGTAGTTTTCCTGTTTAAATTGTATTCAGCTAGTTTCAG TAAAACATCAAAGAAGCGTATTCGTAGCTACCGTCGGAAATCACATAAACTGTAG
- the LOC107433611 gene encoding probable WRKY transcription factor 17 — protein sequence MAIDVLGFTKMEDHTAIQEAASAGLKSMEYLICVLSNQGPSSSVQPQMDCRDVTDFTVSKFKQVINILNRTGHARFRRGPTKPASSSSDGSESRSVNPDRSPVESETGLTLDFGRTSLGKSSKSNPFSNTSESRSEFSASQQLSKECFSISPPMSSTSSFMSSVTGDGSVSNGKQGGSKIVAPPAPAISAGKPPLSSSHRKRCHDNAFSGDLPRKTTSMGGCHCSKRRKNRVKRTIRVPAISSKIADIPADEYSWRKYGQKPIKGSPYPRGYYKCSSVRGCPARKHVERAHDDPAMLIVTYEGDHRHPPSSVAESVSAGCVGLVFQST from the exons atGGCGATCGACGTTCTAGGATTTACCAAGATGGAAGATCATACGGCTATCCAAGAAGCTGCTTCTGCTGGATTGAAGAGTATGGAGTATCTGATCTGTGTCTTGTCCAATCAGGGTCCTTCTTCTTCTGTACAGCCTCAGATGGATTGCCGAGATGTGACCGATTTCACCGTCTCCAAGTTTAAACAGGTTATTAACATCTTGAACCGGACCGGTCATGCCCGGTTTCGCCGTGGACCCACTAAGCCGGCTTCTTCTTCATCTGATGGATCGGAGTCTCGATCTGTGAATCCGGACCGATCGCCCGTCGAATCCGAAACCGGTCTCACCCTGGATTTCGGGAGGACCAGTCTTGGAAAGTCCTCCAAATCAAATCCTTTTTCTAATACATCTGAGTCGCGTTCCGAATTTTCGGCGAGTCAGCAGCTCTCAAAGGAGTGCTTCAGCATATCACCCCCGATGTCATCTACGTCGTCGTTTATGTCCTCAGTAACCGGAGACGGCAGCGTTTCGAATGGTAAACAGGGTGGATCGAAGATCGTCGCACCGCCAGCTCCGGCAATCTCTGCTGGAAAACCGCCGCTTTCGTCATCTCATCGGAAAAGATGCCACGACAATGCTTTCTCCGGTGATTTACCCAGAAAAACAACGTCTATGGGCGGATGCCATTGCTCCAAAAGAAG GAAGAACAGGGTGAAAAGAACAATTAGAGTGCCGGCGATTAGCTCAAAGATCGCCGATATTCCTGCCGACGAATACTCCTGGAGAAAGTACGGCCAGAAACCGATCAAAGGCTCACCATATCCACG TGGGTATTACAAGTGCAGTAGCGTGAGAGGTTGCCCAGCTCGTAAACACGTGGAGCGAGCTCACGACGATCCCGCCATGCTGATCGTCACCTACGAAGGAGATCACCGTCACCCGCCCTCATCGGTGGCGGAATCAGTCTCCGCTGGTTGCGTCGGTCTCGTTTTCCAGTCAACTTGA